The genomic region CGTGTAAGTTTGCAGCCAGCGGCGTTGCCACACAGACCAAAGTGGGAATGGCAGCGAAGGACCATCGCGCGTAGGCGCTGCGTGAGACGAGCTGGGCATTCGGTTCCGGGGCGCCGAGACGCCATGCGAACAATGGTCGAGTGGGGCTGAGAACGTGGGCGTTGATGGTGTGAAGTTCAAGTAGGCCCGTCTCGGCCAATCGGTTCATGCGACGGCGAACGACTCGGCCGTTGGGTTGTGACAGAGCCCAAAGAGTTGCAATTTGCGACGCGGTCAGAATTCGCACCCTACCGGTAAGCGTCGTTATCAAGTCCAAATCGCGGAACGTGAGCACTGGATTCATGGCTGGTCCCCCTTTCGACGACGGGGAGCCGGAGCATTGATGTTGGCGCGTAGCGAGTCGAAGAGAGACTTGATGTCCTGCTCGCCGTCCGGTGACAGGGGTGAACTCTCAGGGCCGCCGATCACTTCTTCTGACCACTGGACGCCGCTTTGTGCCGGTGGCGGACGTGCCGTGGTGCGCTCCTCCGAAAGTGATTCAGCCCGCGGCTGAAACGCTCCCTCCGCAGTTGGCCAGGGGAGAGCTTTCCGTCGCTGATACTCTTGCTGGGAAATGTGGTAGCGCGACTCGACGATCACCGGCATGCCGCCAAATTGGGCGTATCCGGCACCGCGACTGACCCTAAGAATGCTGCGGAAGGGATGATCGTTAGTCAGCAGGATGTCGTTGATAGTCAGGCGGGGCACTACCTGTTCGGATTCGCTGTAACTGGTTGAGCGGTTGCCTTCATGGTTAATGGACGTGGACTCCGATCCCAGGGTGTCGATGGTCACGCCGCTGCTCCGCATGAGACGCTCCTGGTCTTCCGCGGAAGAAACGGAAAACCACTGGCGGAGCCGGCAGTTGGCTTCAATGGCTGGGATCAGGTCGATATTGCCCCTTTTTAGGTCCTGCATGCTTTGGTTCGCGATGATCACGCCGACGCCCATGCTGCGCGCCAGTTGCAGCATGTATTCAAGATTGTTGGCGACCATGCGTTGAAACTCATCGATCACAAGAAACACCGGACAGCGACGTTCGGTCTGTGTCGACGCGGCCAGAAGCATGTAGGTGAACAGCCGCGCAATCTCCGGTGCCCCACTGGGTGAGAGAGTCGATGGCAGATGGCAATAGAGGAACTGCGGCTCACGAAAGAGCTGAGTCAGGTCGATTGCCTGCTCAACTACGGCCGGCGAGTGACCGGAAGTCTCAGTGACATTGAGCGCTTCGCAGGCTGCCAATCGCTTGATGACTTCGTGAACATGGACGCCGGCCTTGCGAATCTCCGGATGCAGCTCGCGTTTTTTGGCGACAGTGAGGACCGTTCCAATACAGTCGGCCAGCTCGGAAAACGTCGTGACGTGCGGATAGGTCTTGAGCGTGTGATAAAGGATCGCCGCATTGGCCGAACTGAAGTAGCCGGCGCCGTAATCGGTGCCATAGGTCAGCCCATTTGCGGCGCAGAGAATGTCAGTCCGCGTGAGCAGGTCAAACTTAGACCAAAATGGCTGCTGCATGGGATTGAAAGCGTAGGTCGTCTTGGTGCGCTGGTTGGAGAAAAGCTTTAGCGGCATCGGTAGGCCGAAGCGGCGTCGGGCAACGTCCGTAGCGATCTGCAGCGATGCGAGCAATTCCAAGCTGTCTGCCTTCAGGTCAAGCACGACCACGCTGCAGTCGCCAAAGCTGACAAGCTGCTCGGTGGTCGGGCACAAAAACAGAGACGTCTTGCCTCCGCCGCTGTCCCCCAGGCCGTGAACATGCTCCATGTGAACCAACCGGGGAATGAGCACCGGACTGCCATCTTCCACGACCTGTCCATGAAACAGGCTGGTGCGCTCTAGCTCGTCCGGTGAAGAGCGAATGTCCTTTAGAACCGGCTCGACGGTCCCATTTAGTTCGCGCGATGCGTCGCGCTCTGCGCCAGCATCAAGCAGGATC from Planctomycetia bacterium harbors:
- a CDS encoding TraM recognition domain-containing protein, whose translation is MLSPLFASEQSEPMHFGYGLLLAVVTIAWIVGAPILAVLAIAVSAPMPILLDAGAERDASRELNGTVEPVLKDIRSSPDELERTSLFHGQVVEDGSPVLIPRLVHMEHVHGLGDSGGGKTSLFLCPTTEQLVSFGDCSVVVLDLKADSLELLASLQIATDVARRRFGLPMPLKLFSNQRTKTTYAFNPMQQPFWSKFDLLTRTDILCAANGLTYGTDYGAGYFSSANAAILYHTLKTYPHVTTFSELADCIGTVLTVAKKRELHPEIRKAGVHVHEVIKRLAACEALNVTETSGHSPAVVEQAIDLTQLFREPQFLYCHLPSTLSPSGAPEIARLFTYMLLAASTQTERRCPVFLVIDEFQRMVANNLEYMLQLARSMGVGVIIANQSMQDLKRGNIDLIPAIEANCRLRQWFSVSSAEDQERLMRSSGVTIDTLGSESTSINHEGNRSTSYSESEQVVPRLTINDILLTNDHPFRSILRVSRGAGYAQFGGMPVIVESRYHISQQEYQRRKALPWPTAEGAFQPRAESLSEERTTARPPPAQSGVQWSEEVIGGPESSPLSPDGEQDIKSLFDSLRANINAPAPRRRKGDQP